From the genome of Phreatobacter cathodiphilus, one region includes:
- the rpsM gene encoding 30S ribosomal protein S13, with product MARIAGVNIPTNKRVVIALQYIHGIGPKFAAEICDKVKIPAERRVNQLTDQEVLAVRETIDRDYMVEGDLRREVSMNIKRLMDLGCYRGLRHRKGLPVRGQRTHTNARTRKGPAKPIAGKKK from the coding sequence ATGGCTCGTATCGCGGGTGTCAACATCCCGACAAATAAGCGCGTCGTCATCGCGCTGCAGTACATTCACGGCATCGGCCCGAAGTTCGCCGCCGAGATCTGCGACAAGGTCAAGATCCCGGCCGAGCGTCGCGTCAACCAGCTGACCGACCAGGAAGTCCTGGCCGTCCGCGAGACCATCGACCGTGACTACATGGTCGAGGGCGACCTCCGCCGCGAAGTCTCCATGAACATCAAGCGCCTCATGGACCTCGGCTGCTACCGCGGCCTGCGTCACCGCAAGGGCCTGCCGGTCCGCGGCCAGCGCACCCATACCAACGCCCGCACCCGCAAGGGTCCGGCGAAGCCGATCGCCGGCAAGAAGAAGTGA
- the rplP gene encoding 50S ribosomal protein L16, with translation MLQPKKTKFRKQFKGRISGAAKGGTDLNFGQFGLKAMEPERITARQIEAARRAMTREMKRAGRVWIRIFPDVPVSKKPAEVRMGSGKGANEYWAAKVAPGRIMFELDGVPVEVAKKALELAAAKLPIKTRFVQRIAE, from the coding sequence ATGCTTCAGCCCAAGAAAACCAAGTTCCGTAAGCAGTTCAAGGGTCGCATCAGCGGCGCTGCGAAGGGCGGTACGGACCTGAACTTCGGCCAGTTCGGCCTCAAGGCCATGGAGCCGGAGCGCATCACCGCGCGCCAGATCGAGGCCGCCCGTCGCGCCATGACTCGTGAGATGAAGCGCGCCGGCCGTGTCTGGATCCGCATCTTCCCGGACGTTCCGGTTTCGAAGAAGCCCGCCGAGGTCCGCATGGGCTCGGGTAAGGGCGCCAACGAGTACTGGGCCGCGAAGGTCGCTCCTGGCCGCATCATGTTCGAGCTCGACGGCGTGCCCGTCGAGGTCGCCAAGAAGGCGCTCGAGCTGGCCGCCGCCAAGCTGCCGATCAAGACGCGCTTCGTCCAGCGCATCGCCGAGTGA
- the rpsH gene encoding 30S ribosomal protein S8 encodes MALNDPLGDMLTRIRNAQMRRKTRVLTPGSKLRARVLEVLKAEGYIRDYMTVTHPNGRSEFEIELKYFDGEPVIREIARVSKPGRRVYAGVGNTPRVSNGLGITIISTPKGVMADHDAREQNVGGEVLCTVF; translated from the coding sequence ATGGCTCTCAACGATCCGCTCGGCGATATGCTGACCCGCATCCGCAACGCGCAGATGCGCCGCAAGACCCGCGTCCTGACGCCGGGCTCGAAGCTGCGTGCCCGCGTGCTCGAGGTGCTCAAGGCCGAAGGCTACATCCGCGACTACATGACCGTCACGCATCCGAACGGCCGTTCGGAATTCGAGATCGAGCTCAAGTATTTCGACGGCGAGCCGGTCATCCGTGAAATCGCGCGCGTCTCCAAGCCGGGCCGCCGGGTCTATGCCGGCGTCGGCAACACGCCGCGCGTGTCCAACGGTCTCGGCATCACGATCATCTCGACCCCCAAGGGCGTGATGGCCGACCACGATGCGCGGGAACAGAATGTAGGCGGGGAGGTGCTCTGCACGGTCTTCTGA
- the rplB gene encoding 50S ribosomal protein L2, giving the protein MALKTFKPITPGLRQLVLVDRSDLYKGKPVKTLTEGKSSSGGRNNLGRVTSRFRGGGHKRSYRLVDFKRRKTDMAAVVERIEYDPNRSAFIALIKYADGELSYILAPQRLAVGDSVISAESADVKPGNAMPIANIPVGTIVHNVELKIGKGGAVARSAGTYAQIVGRDEGYVILRLNSGEQRLVHGRCLASIGAVSNPDHMNVSIGKAGRNRWLGWRSHNRGVAMNPIDHPHGGGEGRTSGGRHPVTPWGFPTKGKKTRSNKRTDKFIVSSRHSKKK; this is encoded by the coding sequence ATGGCACTCAAGACCTTCAAGCCGATCACGCCGGGCCTTCGTCAGCTCGTCCTGGTCGACCGTTCCGACCTCTACAAGGGCAAGCCGGTCAAGACGCTGACCGAGGGCAAGTCCTCGAGCGGCGGCCGCAACAACCTCGGTCGCGTGACCTCGCGCTTCCGTGGCGGCGGCCACAAGCGGTCCTACCGTCTGGTGGACTTCAAGCGCCGCAAGACCGACATGGCCGCCGTGGTGGAGCGGATCGAGTATGATCCGAACCGTTCGGCCTTCATCGCGCTTATCAAGTACGCTGACGGCGAGCTCTCCTACATCCTGGCGCCGCAGCGCCTGGCTGTCGGCGACAGCGTCATCTCGGCCGAGAGCGCCGACGTGAAGCCGGGCAACGCCATGCCGATCGCCAACATCCCGGTGGGCACCATCGTGCACAACGTGGAGCTCAAGATCGGCAAGGGCGGCGCGGTCGCCCGTTCCGCCGGCACCTACGCCCAGATCGTCGGCCGCGACGAGGGATACGTCATCCTTCGCCTCAACTCCGGCGAACAGCGTCTGGTCCACGGCCGCTGCCTCGCCTCCATCGGCGCGGTGTCGAACCCGGACCACATGAACGTTTCGATCGGCAAGGCCGGTCGCAACCGCTGGCTCGGCTGGCGCTCGCACAACCGCGGCGTCGCCATGAACCCGATCGACCATCCGCACGGCGGCGGCGAAGGCCGCACCTCCGGTGGCCGTCATCCCGTCACGCCCTGGGGCTTCCCGACCAAGGGCAAGAAGACTCGTTCGAACAAGCGGACCGACAAGTTCATCGTGTCGAGCCGTCATTCGAAGAAGAAGTAA
- a CDS encoding adenylate kinase, producing the protein MKLILLGPPGAGKGTQAQRLVETHGLVQLSTGDMLRAAVKNGTPIGLKAKDVMARGELVSDEIVVGIIEDRIAEPDCAKGFILDGFPRTVAQAEALDAMLAKSGMKLDAVIELKVDEGILVGRIEKRVAEMTARGEPVRADDNAEALKKRLDAYRAQTAPVSDYYASKGALKTVDGMAPIDDVTKAIAGHLGV; encoded by the coding sequence ATGAAGCTGATTCTGCTCGGGCCTCCCGGGGCGGGGAAGGGGACCCAAGCACAGCGTCTGGTGGAGACCCACGGGCTCGTGCAGCTCTCCACCGGTGACATGCTCAGGGCTGCGGTCAAGAACGGCACGCCGATCGGCCTCAAGGCCAAGGACGTCATGGCGCGGGGCGAGCTCGTCTCCGACGAGATCGTCGTCGGCATCATCGAGGACCGCATCGCCGAGCCGGACTGCGCGAAGGGGTTCATCCTCGACGGCTTCCCGCGCACGGTCGCCCAGGCCGAGGCGCTCGACGCCATGCTGGCGAAGTCCGGCATGAAGCTGGACGCGGTGATCGAGCTGAAGGTGGACGAGGGCATCCTCGTCGGGCGCATCGAGAAGCGCGTCGCCGAGATGACCGCGCGCGGCGAGCCGGTGCGGGCTGACGACAACGCCGAGGCCCTGAAGAAGCGGCTCGACGCCTACCGGGCCCAGACCGCGCCGGTCTCCGACTATTACGCCTCCAAGGGCGCGCTGAAGACGGTCGACGGCATGGCGCCGATCGACGACGTGACGAAAGCCATCGCCGGCCACCTCGGAGTCTGA
- the rpsC gene encoding 30S ribosomal protein S3 — protein sequence MGQKINPIGFRLGINRTWDSRWFANKGEYGKLLHEDLKIRRELMKLLKQAAVSKIVIERPHRKCRVTVHSARPGIVIGKKGADIDKLKKAVSKMTDAEVVINIVEIRKPETDATLVAESIAQQLERRVAFRRAMKRAVQSAMRLGAEGIRINCSGRLGGAEIARLEWYREGRVPLHTLRADVDYGVATAFTTYGTCGVKVWIFKGEIMEHDPMAQDRKLSEGEGSTRRSRGQDRDAA from the coding sequence ATGGGTCAGAAGATCAATCCGATCGGTTTCCGCCTCGGCATCAACCGCACCTGGGATTCGCGCTGGTTCGCCAACAAGGGCGAGTACGGCAAGCTGCTCCACGAGGATCTCAAGATCCGCCGTGAGCTGATGAAGCTCCTGAAGCAGGCGGCGGTGTCGAAGATCGTCATCGAGCGTCCGCACCGCAAGTGCCGCGTCACGGTCCACTCGGCTCGCCCGGGCATCGTGATCGGCAAGAAGGGCGCCGACATCGACAAGCTGAAGAAGGCCGTCTCGAAGATGACCGACGCCGAAGTCGTCATCAACATCGTCGAGATCCGCAAGCCCGAGACCGACGCGACCCTGGTGGCCGAGTCGATTGCCCAGCAGCTCGAGCGTCGCGTCGCCTTCCGTCGTGCCATGAAGCGTGCCGTTCAGTCGGCCATGCGTCTGGGCGCCGAGGGCATCCGCATCAACTGCTCGGGCCGCCTCGGCGGCGCCGAGATCGCCCGCCTCGAGTGGTATCGCGAAGGTCGCGTGCCGCTGCACACCCTGCGTGCCGACGTCGACTACGGCGTCGCCACGGCCTTCACGACCTACGGGACGTGCGGCGTCAAGGTGTGGATCTTCAAGGGCGAGATCATGGAGCACGACCCGATGGCCCAGGACAGGAAGCTGTCCGAGGGTGAGGGGTCGACCCGCCGTTCGCGCGGTCAAGACCGCGACGCGGCGTGA
- the secY gene encoding preprotein translocase subunit SecY, producing the protein MASAAEQLAANLNFGAFGKAEDLKKRLWFTLGALLVYRLGTYIPLPGIDPEALRQIFNANQGVLAMFNVFAGGAVGRMAIFALNIMPYISASIIIQLLTAVVPELEKLKKEGEQGRKQINQYTRYLTVVLAVFQSWGIAVGLQSSGTVVANPGLFFVMSTVITLTGGTMFMMWLGEQITQRGIGNGISLIIFAGIVAELPSVLAQAFELGRQGVIATPLLLGLLILIGLTIVVIVFFERAQRRLLIQYPKRQQGNKVFEGNSSHLPLKLNTAGVIPPIFASSLLLLPTTALSFQTNPAEWLRLTAQLLGHGQPLFMALYALLIIFFCFFYTAIVFNPTETADNLRKYGGFIPGIRPGEKTAQYIDYVLTRITVIGAAYITLVCLLPEVLIGQLGQSFYLLGGTSLLIVVTVTLDTVAQVQGYLLAHQYEGLIKKSQLRGKRR; encoded by the coding sequence ATGGCATCGGCAGCGGAACAACTGGCAGCCAATCTGAATTTCGGCGCCTTCGGCAAGGCCGAAGACCTGAAGAAGCGCCTGTGGTTCACCCTCGGAGCGCTGCTGGTCTATCGCCTCGGCACCTATATCCCGCTGCCGGGAATCGATCCCGAGGCGCTGCGCCAGATCTTCAACGCCAACCAGGGCGTCCTGGCGATGTTCAACGTCTTCGCCGGAGGCGCCGTCGGGCGCATGGCGATCTTCGCGCTGAACATCATGCCCTACATCTCCGCCTCCATCATCATCCAGCTGCTCACCGCCGTGGTGCCGGAGCTGGAGAAGCTGAAGAAGGAGGGCGAGCAGGGCCGCAAGCAGATCAACCAGTACACGCGCTATCTCACCGTGGTGCTGGCGGTCTTCCAGTCCTGGGGCATCGCTGTCGGCCTGCAGTCGTCCGGCACGGTCGTCGCCAATCCCGGCCTGTTCTTCGTCATGTCGACGGTGATCACCCTGACGGGCGGCACCATGTTCATGATGTGGCTCGGCGAGCAGATCACCCAGCGCGGCATCGGCAACGGCATCTCGCTGATCATCTTCGCCGGCATCGTCGCCGAACTGCCGAGCGTGCTGGCCCAGGCCTTCGAGCTCGGCCGCCAGGGCGTCATCGCCACCCCGCTGCTCCTCGGCCTCCTGATTCTCATCGGGCTGACGATCGTCGTCATCGTCTTCTTCGAGCGCGCCCAGCGGCGGCTGCTGATCCAGTATCCGAAGCGCCAGCAGGGCAACAAGGTGTTCGAGGGCAACTCCTCCCACCTGCCGCTGAAGCTGAACACGGCCGGCGTCATTCCGCCGATCTTCGCGTCCTCGCTGCTGCTGCTGCCGACGACCGCGCTGTCGTTCCAGACCAATCCCGCGGAATGGCTGCGCCTCACCGCCCAGCTCCTCGGCCACGGCCAGCCGCTGTTCATGGCGCTCTATGCGCTGCTGATCATCTTCTTCTGTTTCTTCTACACGGCCATCGTGTTCAATCCGACCGAGACGGCCGACAACCTGCGCAAGTACGGTGGCTTCATCCCGGGCATCCGCCCCGGTGAGAAGACGGCGCAGTACATCGACTACGTCCTGACCCGCATCACGGTCATCGGCGCCGCCTACATCACCCTGGTCTGCCTATTGCCCGAAGTGCTGATTGGCCAGCTCGGCCAAAGCTTCTATCTCTTGGGCGGAACCTCGCTGCTGATCGTCGTCACCGTGACGCTCGACACCGTCGCTCAGGTCCAGGGTTATCTGTTGGCCCATCAGTATGAGGGGCTCATCAAGAAGTCGCAGCTCAGGGGGAAACGTCGATGA
- the rpsE gene encoding 30S ribosomal protein S5, protein MARERERERNREERDSEFTDKLVHINRVSKTVKGGKRFGFAALVVVGDQKGRVGFGHGKAREVPEAIRKATESAKRGFIRVALREGRTLHHDVHGRHGAGKVILRAAPAGTGIIAGGPMRAVFETLGMADVVAKSMGSSNPYNMVRATFDALKNQDSPRSVAARRGLKVSVLQARRQEEGEGDA, encoded by the coding sequence ATGGCTCGGGAACGTGAACGCGAGCGCAACCGCGAAGAGCGCGACAGCGAATTCACCGACAAGCTCGTGCACATCAACCGTGTCTCCAAGACGGTGAAGGGCGGCAAGCGGTTCGGTTTCGCCGCGCTCGTCGTGGTGGGCGACCAGAAGGGCCGCGTCGGCTTCGGCCACGGCAAGGCCCGCGAGGTGCCTGAGGCGATCCGCAAGGCGACCGAATCCGCCAAGCGCGGCTTCATCCGCGTCGCCCTGCGCGAGGGCCGCACCCTCCATCACGACGTGCACGGCCGCCACGGCGCCGGCAAGGTCATCCTGCGCGCCGCTCCGGCCGGTACCGGCATCATCGCCGGCGGCCCGATGCGCGCCGTCTTCGAAACGCTCGGCATGGCCGACGTGGTCGCCAAGTCGATGGGGTCCTCCAACCCCTACAACATGGTGCGCGCCACGTTCGACGCGCTGAAGAACCAGGACAGCCCGCGCTCCGTCGCGGCTCGCCGTGGCCTCAAGGTGTCGGTCCTCCAGGCCCGCCGCCAGGAGGAAGGCGAGGGCGACGCGTAA
- the rpsN gene encoding 30S ribosomal protein S14: protein MAKKSSIEKNNHRRALVARDAKKRAALKATVMDQSISIEERFAATVKLASLPRNGAKVRIKNRCEVTGRPRAFYRKLGMSRVALRDLGNKGLVPGLVKSSW from the coding sequence ATGGCGAAGAAGAGCTCCATCGAAAAGAACAACCACCGCCGCGCTCTGGTCGCGCGGGACGCCAAGAAGCGCGCTGCGCTGAAGGCGACCGTGATGGACCAGTCGATCTCGATCGAAGAGCGTTTCGCGGCCACCGTGAAGCTTGCGAGCCTGCCGCGCAACGGCGCCAAGGTCCGCATCAAGAACCGCTGCGAAGTCACCGGCCGTCCGCGGGCGTTCTATCGCAAGCTCGGCATGAGCCGCGTGGCTCTGCGTGACCTCGGCAACAAGGGGCTCGTTCCGGGCCTCGTGAAGTCGAGCTGGTGA
- the rplR gene encoding 50S ribosomal protein L18 encodes MAKFKDATERRKARVRRALRSTANGRPRLSVFRSSKHIYAQIIDDAKGVTVASASSLEKDLKSALKTGADQAAATAVGKLVAERAVQAGVSTVVFDRGAYLYHGRVKALADGAREGGLSF; translated from the coding sequence ATGGCCAAATTCAAGGATGCAACGGAGCGTCGCAAGGCGCGTGTCCGTCGGGCCCTGCGCTCGACGGCGAATGGGCGTCCGCGGCTGAGCGTCTTCCGTTCGTCGAAGCATATCTATGCGCAGATCATCGACGACGCGAAGGGCGTGACGGTTGCGAGTGCCTCGTCACTGGAGAAGGACCTGAAGTCCGCACTGAAGACCGGCGCCGATCAGGCCGCGGCGACCGCCGTCGGCAAGCTCGTCGCCGAGCGTGCGGTGCAGGCCGGGGTGTCCACCGTGGTCTTCGACCGTGGTGCCTATCTCTATCACGGGCGCGTCAAGGCGCTCGCCGACGGCGCCCGTGAGGGCGGCCTGAGCTTCTAA
- the rplN gene encoding 50S ribosomal protein L14, with protein MIQMQTNLDVADNSGARRVMCIKVLGGAKRRYAHVGDIIVVSVKEAIPRGRVKKGDVMKAVVVRTAKDIRRIDGSVIRFDRNAAVLINNQKEPIGTRIFGPVPRELRAKNHMKIISLAPEVL; from the coding sequence ATGATCCAGATGCAAACCAATCTCGACGTGGCGGACAATTCGGGCGCACGCCGCGTCATGTGCATCAAGGTGCTCGGTGGCGCCAAGCGCCGTTACGCCCATGTCGGCGACATCATCGTGGTGTCGGTGAAGGAGGCTATCCCGCGCGGCCGCGTGAAGAAGGGCGACGTCATGAAGGCGGTCGTCGTGCGCACCGCCAAGGACATCCGCCGCATCGACGGTTCGGTGATCCGTTTCGACCGCAATGCGGCCGTTCTGATCAACAATCAGAAGGAGCCGATCGGCACCCGTATCTTCGGACCGGTTCCGCGCGAACTGCGCGCCAAGAACCATATGAAGATCATCTCGCTCGCGCCGGAGGTGCTGTGA
- the rpsS gene encoding 30S ribosomal protein S19 — protein MARSVWKGPFVDGYLLKKAEAARSSGRHEVVKIWSRRSTILPHFVGLTFGVYNGQKHVPVQVTEEMVGHKFGEFSPTRTFYGHAADKKAKRK, from the coding sequence ATGGCACGTTCCGTCTGGAAAGGTCCGTTCGTCGACGGATACCTCCTGAAGAAGGCCGAGGCAGCCCGCTCGTCGGGCCGTCACGAGGTCGTCAAGATCTGGAGCCGTCGCTCCACGATCCTCCCCCATTTCGTGGGGCTGACCTTCGGCGTCTACAACGGTCAGAAGCATGTCCCGGTGCAGGTCACCGAGGAGATGGTCGGCCACAAGTTCGGCGAGTTCTCGCCGACCCGCACCTTCTACGGCCATGCGGCCGACAAAAAAGCGAAGCGGAAGTGA
- the rpmD gene encoding 50S ribosomal protein L30, with the protein MANKTVTIEQIGSPIRREKSQEATLVGLKLNKLHRRATLEDTPSVRGMIAKVSHLVKVVD; encoded by the coding sequence ATGGCCAACAAGACCGTCACCATCGAGCAGATCGGTTCGCCGATCCGCCGCGAGAAGTCGCAGGAAGCGACCCTCGTCGGCCTGAAGCTCAACAAGCTGCACCGCCGCGCCACGCTGGAGGACACCCCGAGTGTCCGCGGCATGATCGCGAAGGTGTCTCACCTCGTGAAAGTGGTGGATTGA
- the rpsK gene encoding 30S ribosomal protein S11 — protein MAKEATRVRRRERKNIASGVCHVNASFNNTMITITDAQGNTIAWSSSGTMGFKGSRKSTPYAAQVAAEDAARKAAEHGMRTVEVEVSGPGSGRESALRALQAAGFTVTSIRDVTPIPHNGCRPRKRRRV, from the coding sequence ATGGCCAAGGAAGCCACCCGCGTTCGCCGCCGCGAGCGAAAGAACATCGCCTCCGGCGTCTGCCACGTGAACGCGTCGTTCAACAACACGATGATCACCATCACCGACGCCCAGGGCAACACGATCGCCTGGTCCTCGTCGGGCACCATGGGCTTCAAGGGTTCGCGCAAGTCGACCCCCTACGCCGCCCAGGTCGCCGCCGAGGACGCGGCCCGCAAGGCCGCCGAGCACGGCATGCGCACCGTCGAGGTCGAGGTGTCGGGTCCCGGTTCGGGCCGTGAGTCGGCGCTGCGCGCCCTGCAGGCCGCCGGCTTCACCGTCACCTCCATCCGCGACGTGACGCCGATCCCGCACAACGGCTGCCGGCCGCGCAAGCGCCGCCGCGTCTGA
- the rpsQ gene encoding 30S ribosomal protein S17, producing the protein MPKRVLEGIVVSDKQDKTVVVKVERRFTHPLLKKTVRRTKNYHAHDEGNAFKTGDVVSIEEGKPLSKLKRWVVLPKA; encoded by the coding sequence ATGCCGAAGCGTGTGCTCGAGGGCATCGTCGTCAGCGACAAGCAGGACAAGACGGTCGTGGTGAAGGTGGAGCGTCGCTTCACCCATCCGCTGCTGAAGAAGACGGTGCGTCGCACCAAGAACTATCACGCCCACGATGAAGGCAACGCCTTCAAGACGGGCGACGTGGTGAGCATCGAGGAGGGCAAGCCCCTGTCGAAGCTGAAGCGTTGGGTCGTGCTGCCGAAGGCGTGA
- the rplX gene encoding 50S ribosomal protein L24: MAAKIKKGDKVVVLTGRDKGRTGEVIQVMPTEGRALVRGVNIVKRHQRQSQTQEGGIISKESPIHLSNLAYADPKTGKPTRVGFKVLADGTKVRVAKKSGETIDG; the protein is encoded by the coding sequence ATGGCTGCGAAGATCAAGAAGGGCGACAAGGTCGTCGTCCTCACCGGCCGCGACAAGGGTCGCACCGGTGAAGTGATCCAGGTCATGCCGACCGAGGGCCGTGCCCTCGTGCGCGGCGTCAACATCGTCAAGCGCCATCAGCGCCAGAGCCAGACCCAGGAAGGCGGGATCATCTCCAAGGAGAGCCCGATCCACCTGTCGAATCTGGCCTATGCCGATCCGAAGACCGGCAAGCCGACCCGCGTCGGTTTCAAGGTCCTCGCCGACGGCACCAAGGTGCGCGTGGCCAAGAAGTCCGGGGAGACCATCGATGGCTGA
- the rplO gene encoding 50S ribosomal protein L15, which yields MKLTDMKDNDGATHRKMRVGRGIGSGKGKTAGRGVKGQKSRSGVAIKGFEGGQMPLHRRLPKRGFNNIFRLSFVEVTLARIQRAIDSGKLKAGKIDEAALVESGVLRRSRDGIRLVATGELTSKIELTVSGASAGAVAAVEKAGGTVTLLKAKEEAAA from the coding sequence ATGAAACTCACCGACATGAAGGACAACGACGGCGCAACGCATCGCAAGATGCGCGTCGGTCGCGGCATCGGGTCCGGCAAGGGCAAGACCGCCGGTCGCGGCGTGAAGGGCCAGAAGTCGCGCTCCGGCGTCGCCATCAAGGGCTTCGAGGGCGGCCAGATGCCGCTGCATCGTCGCCTGCCGAAGCGTGGCTTCAACAACATCTTCCGCCTCTCGTTCGTAGAGGTCACGCTCGCCCGCATCCAGCGCGCGATCGACTCCGGCAAGCTGAAGGCCGGCAAGATCGACGAGGCCGCTCTGGTCGAGAGCGGCGTGCTGCGCCGCTCGCGCGACGGCATCCGCCTCGTGGCCACCGGCGAACTGACGTCGAAGATCGAGCTGACCGTGTCCGGCGCCTCCGCCGGTGCCGTCGCCGCGGTCGAGAAGGCGGGTGGCACCGTCACCCTTCTGAAGGCGAAGGAAGAGGCCGCGGCCTGA
- the rpmC gene encoding 50S ribosomal protein L29: MKAEEIRTKTLDELEGQLGDLKKEQFNLRFQKATGQLENVARVRQVRRDIARVKTIAAQKRAEKK; encoded by the coding sequence ATGAAGGCCGAAGAGATCCGGACCAAGACCCTCGACGAGCTCGAGGGCCAGCTCGGTGACCTGAAGAAGGAGCAGTTCAACCTGCGCTTCCAGAAGGCCACCGGTCAGCTCGAGAACGTCGCGCGCGTCCGCCAGGTCCGCCGCGACATCGCCCGCGTCAAGACCATCGCCGCGCAGAAGCGCGCCGAGAAGAAGTAA
- the rplE gene encoding 50S ribosomal protein L5, with protein sequence MAEAAYTPRLKAHYDSVVRQKLAEEFGYKNPFEIPQIEKIVVNMGVGESTADSKKATVAAADLALITGQKPVITRARQAISNFKVRENMPLGCKVTLRKQRMYEFLDRLVTIALPRVRDFRGLNPKSFDGRGNFAMGLKEHVVFPEISYDKVDQMWGMDIIVCTTAKTDEEARALLKAFNFPFRQ encoded by the coding sequence ATGGCTGAGGCGGCTTACACCCCGCGCCTCAAGGCGCATTACGACAGCGTGGTCCGGCAGAAGCTGGCGGAGGAGTTCGGCTACAAGAACCCCTTCGAGATCCCGCAGATCGAGAAGATCGTCGTCAACATGGGCGTCGGCGAATCCACTGCCGATTCCAAGAAGGCGACGGTTGCCGCCGCGGATCTCGCGCTGATCACCGGCCAGAAGCCGGTCATCACCCGGGCCCGCCAGGCCATCTCGAACTTCAAGGTTCGCGAGAACATGCCGCTGGGCTGCAAGGTCACCCTTCGCAAGCAGCGCATGTACGAGTTCCTCGACCGCCTGGTCACGATCGCGCTGCCGCGCGTCCGCGACTTCCGCGGCCTCAACCCGAAGAGCTTCGACGGCCGTGGCAACTTCGCCATGGGTCTGAAGGAGCACGTCGTGTTCCCCGAGATCTCCTATGACAAGGTGGATCAGATGTGGGGCATGGACATCATCGTGTGCACCACCGCCAAGACCGACGAGGAAGCCCGTGCTCTCCTCAAGGCCTTCAACTTCCCGTTCCGGCAGTGA
- the rplV gene encoding 50S ribosomal protein L22, which translates to MGKPATPRALSDNEAKAVARMLRVSPRKLNLVAALIRGKPVDTALADLEFSRKRIANDVKKCLESAIANAENNHDLDVDDLIVAEAHVGKAFVLKRFHARARGRGARIEKPFSHLTIVVRQVEEAKA; encoded by the coding sequence ATGGGTAAGCCCGCAACACCCCGCGCCCTCAGCGACAACGAAGCCAAGGCGGTCGCCCGCATGCTTCGCGTCTCGCCGCGCAAGCTGAACCTGGTTGCCGCGCTGATCCGCGGCAAGCCGGTCGACACCGCGCTCGCCGATCTGGAGTTCTCGCGCAAGCGGATCGCCAACGACGTGAAGAAGTGCCTCGAGAGCGCGATCGCCAACGCCGAGAACAACCATGACCTCGACGTCGACGACCTGATCGTCGCCGAGGCCCATGTCGGCAAGGCGTTCGTGCTCAAGCGCTTCCACGCCCGTGCCCGCGGTCGCGGCGCCCGGATCGAAAAGCCGTTCTCGCACCTGACGATCGTCGTTCGTCAGGTCGAGGAAGCCAAGGCCTGA
- the rplF gene encoding 50S ribosomal protein L6, with amino-acid sequence MSRIGKKPVDLPQGVTAQVSGQTVKMKGPKGELSFTCPDDVVVKMDGNVIKVDPRDQGKRARSMWGMARTRVSNLAVGVSKGFEKKLEITGVGYRAAAQGKVLNLALGYSHDINYPVPDGITIATPKPTEIVISGNDKQQVGQVAAEIRDYRGPEPYKGKGVRYAGEFIFRKEGKKK; translated from the coding sequence ATGTCTCGTATCGGTAAGAAGCCGGTCGACCTGCCGCAGGGCGTCACCGCCCAGGTGTCCGGCCAGACCGTGAAGATGAAGGGTCCCAAGGGTGAGCTCTCGTTCACCTGCCCCGATGACGTCGTCGTCAAGATGGACGGAAACGTGATCAAGGTGGACCCGCGCGACCAGGGCAAGCGCGCCCGCTCCATGTGGGGCATGGCCCGCACCCGCGTCTCCAACCTCGCCGTCGGCGTGAGCAAGGGCTTCGAGAAGAAGCTCGAGATCACCGGCGTCGGCTATCGCGCGGCCGCCCAGGGCAAGGTTCTCAACCTCGCTCTTGGCTACAGCCACGACATCAACTATCCCGTGCCGGACGGCATCACCATCGCGACCCCGAAGCCGACCGAGATCGTCATCTCCGGCAACGACAAGCAGCAGGTGGGCCAGGTCGCCGCCGAGATCCGCGACTATCGCGGTCCGGAGCCCTACAAGGGCAAGGGCGTCCGCTACGCGGGCGAGTTCATCTTCCGCAAGGAAGGCAAGAAGAAGTAA